The following are from one region of the Erinaceus europaeus chromosome 22, mEriEur2.1, whole genome shotgun sequence genome:
- the ERG28 gene encoding ergosterol biosynthetic protein 28 homolog isoform X1 has translation MSRFLNVLRSWLVMVSVIAMGNTLQSFWDHTFLHEKLYTGKPDLVNGLQARTFGIWTLLSSVIRCLCAIDIHNKMLYHVTLWTFFLALGHFLSELLIYGTAAPTVGVLAPLLVASFSILGMLAGLRCLEVEPESRQKKRN, from the exons ATGAGCCGTTTCCTGAACGTGCTGCGGAGCTGGCTGGTGATGGTGTCTGTCATAGCCATGGGAAACACGCTGCAGAGCTTCTGGGACCACACCTTCCTGCACGAGAAACTCTACACCGGCAAGCCAGACCTCG TGAACGGCCTCCAGGCTCGGACCTTTGGGATCTGGACCCTGCTCTCCTCAGTGATCCGCTGCCTGTGTGCCATTGACATCCACAACAAGAT GCTCTACCATGTCACGCTCTGGACCTTCTTCCTCGCGCTGGGCCACTTCCTGTCAGAGCTGCTCATCTACGGCACCGCGGCGCCCACCGTCGGCGTCCTGGCGCCTCTGCTGGTGGCGA gcTTCTCCATCCTCGGCATGCTGGCTGGGCTGCGGTGTCTAGAGGTGGAGCCGGAGTCTAGGCAGAAGAAGAGAAACTGA
- the ERG28 gene encoding ergosterol biosynthetic protein 28 homolog isoform X2: MSRFLNVLRSWLVMVSVIAMGNTLQSFWDHTFLHEKLYTGKPDLVNGLQARTFGIWTLLSSVIRCLCAIDIHNKMTEQVFSSSDPGGISLVGLRRLTCGLYRPPCESSPPPRTAALLPRTVLVERRLVAL; encoded by the exons ATGAGCCGTTTCCTGAACGTGCTGCGGAGCTGGCTGGTGATGGTGTCTGTCATAGCCATGGGAAACACGCTGCAGAGCTTCTGGGACCACACCTTCCTGCACGAGAAACTCTACACCGGCAAGCCAGACCTCG TGAACGGCCTCCAGGCTCGGACCTTTGGGATCTGGACCCTGCTCTCCTCAGTGATCCGCTGCCTGTGTGCCATTGACATCCACAACAAGAT GACTGAGCAAGTTTTCTCTAGTTCCGACCCTGGTGGAATATCGCTGGTGGGTTTGAGGCGTCTGACGTGTGGGCTGTACAGGCCTCCCTGCGAATCCAGTCCCCCTCCTAGGACAGCCGCCCTGCTGCCTCGCACTGTGTTGGTGGAAAGGCGGCTGGTGGCACtgtga